Sequence from the Coleofasciculaceae cyanobacterium genome:
TGCAGTTTTTCCTGCATTTCGATATTGACGACAGAGATCTAAACCGCTAACTTTGGGCAGCATCCAATCTAAAATTAATAAGTCATAATCTTTGTGAGACATTAACCACTGTGCGGTTTCTCCATCTTCAATACCATCCACCAAATAACCAAATTCTGATAGAACTGCCTGCATCGGTTCCAACTGTTCGAGATCGTCTTCTACCAAGAGAATTTTCATATCGTTGCTGCGGTTAAATCACTATCTATGGCCGATAGTTCAAGCTCTTAAATAAACACAATATAGATTTAGCGATCGCTATACATCCGACTAGAGTTGGATTTTGGATTAACTAGATTCACTCTGATGATAGAGAAAACAAAGCGACGTTTGACTTTAATTTATTTATTAACCTGATTAATATCAATTTCCACTACCCAAACCTATGTCATCATCGCGCTGGTTACAACGAGCATCTAATCTCAATTTAGATTTTTGGCTGCTTCTGCCTATATTAGCTTTGGCTTTTTGGCTTGGTGGCGAGCTTATTGCCGATCGAGTTTTAAGTCGCCCTTATGATGTTGTTACCGAACTAAAAGCCGATCAACTTACCCAGATTGAGCTTTCTTTTAAAGTGGAGGTAATTCAAGTTTTAATAGATCGAAATAGGGGAATGACTCAGGTAAAAGTTAAAACCAATGATTCGGAACTAAAAAAATTAGAGTTTGAGTTTCCCATCACTGAATTTGAGCAGGTAGAGAAGAAGATCGCCAAAGAATTAGGTTTATCCAAAGCAAATGTTCAAAGATTGGCACGTTATCAGCTCGAAGATTAATTATTGCTGCGCTTTTCGCTTAAGTAGAATACACACGTCAAATGGTATAGCTACCAGTTTTGCTTAATTCCTTCCCAGCCATTTTTCAGCATTTAGTCGTTGATAAACGCCGAGTAGCAGCAAAGGAAGTGTCACTTTGCGTTCATCAATTAGAAAAGGTTCGAGAGTGCTAGGATTAGAGCCAGAGTCGGCACAGGAAAAAGCTTTAGGACTTTTAAGATCTTCTTGGCTAAAATACACGGTAAATTGCCGTCTATCGTTCTGCCAACGTCCTATTACCTGCCAACAAGTATCTTCTGGCTCGTAACCTAAAATAGGAATTTTTTGATTTTCAAAGGTTAACTTTAAGTCTTGAATACCTCGTTCTTCCAGATATTTTTTTAAACTTGGTAAATAGTCTTGCTGGATAAATTCGGCAAAAGGTTTATTTTCCAGAGCCGGCTTTTTCTCTTTAGCTGGTTTTTCCTTTTTGTCTTTTACTGCTTTGGCTGAAGTTTTGGTTTTTTTTGCCTCTGCTTTATCGGCTTGCTCTGGTTTGGAAGCGGCTGTTGTCGGATCTGGAGAATATGATGTGGCCATTTCAGCCGATTTATCAACAGTCGTACTGTGCAAGCTATCGACAACAACATCAGGTGCGCTTTGAGCTACGCTGATATTTTCTTCGGTTATAGAAGGCTCTTTTTCAGTAGTATTCTGTTCGGTGACTTGTTGCTCTGTTTTGTCTTGATTCGATTCTGCCTCAGTCGTTTTATTAGCCATAAATCTAGATACTTTATTAGCAATTTCAAGCCGAATAAGCTAAAGCATTAACTTTTTTTAGTCTAAAAAAAAAAGTTAATGCTGAAATCTTTCTCAAGCCTGATTAAATCGAAATACGGCGATCGCCCTAGAGGATGTCTGGAAAGCTAGAAATGACCCAACTATCGAGTGGTAATTGAATCTTAAGTTGATGCTGTATTTTGTTGCTCCCGCCAAATTTGTTCTTTTAACCAGTCAATTTCAAAGCGGAGATTTGCTTGGTGACGTTGCAGAGCGATCGCTTGATAGGGATCTTCGGCATCTCGATCGACAAGTTGCGATTCGCGATTTTCTAGGCGTAATTGACAAGTCATCAAGCGAGACTGCATAAGTTTGATTCGCTCTAGTGGTTCTAGTTGACTAAAGAAAAAGAATTTTATAATAAAACGAGAACGACTGTTAACCCAGCTTTCATGAGGATGCGCCAACATTTTTTTTTGCCAGCGATCGCGTCCTAATTGGGTAACTTGATAGACTTTACGATTTGAGCCACCATCTGCCAATTCTGGAAAGGTTTTAATGTATCCCTGTTTTTCCAGTCGCTTCAGCAAGGGATAAATAGCACCATAGTTGACGCTGATGCAGCCACTCATAAACCTTTCTAACTGTTGTTTTAAAAGATATCCGTGTAAAGGTTTTTTGAGTAATAGACCGAGGGCAGCTAATTCCAACATTTTTTGTTACCGTCAATACCAACAATTCTTAATATTATATTG
This genomic interval carries:
- a CDS encoding helix-turn-helix transcriptional regulator translates to MLELAALGLLLKKPLHGYLLKQQLERFMSGCISVNYGAIYPLLKRLEKQGYIKTFPELADGGSNRKVYQVTQLGRDRWQKKMLAHPHESWVNSRSRFIIKFFFFSQLEPLERIKLMQSRLMTCQLRLENRESQLVDRDAEDPYQAIALQRHQANLRFEIDWLKEQIWREQQNTAST
- a CDS encoding DUF2996 domain-containing protein — translated: MANKTTEAESNQDKTEQQVTEQNTTEKEPSITEENISVAQSAPDVVVDSLHSTTVDKSAEMATSYSPDPTTAASKPEQADKAEAKKTKTSAKAVKDKKEKPAKEKKPALENKPFAEFIQQDYLPSLKKYLEERGIQDLKLTFENQKIPILGYEPEDTCWQVIGRWQNDRRQFTVYFSQEDLKSPKAFSCADSGSNPSTLEPFLIDERKVTLPLLLLGVYQRLNAEKWLGRN